Genomic DNA from Nymphalis io chromosome 5, ilAglIoxx1.1, whole genome shotgun sequence:
TTCATTATCACAATACTAAAAAACacctataaacttaaaaagatgAGCTATGTACTTAAAACATTCGTAATATAATAAAGGCTGtaattcttttatttcatttccattttctttaatgaaagctaaaaatttagatattttaaatacatgcgATAAGAAACAAATCGTTAgctttatgaattataatcacaattatttacttaatccAATTATTTTGACGTAACAAAAATTCAGttctctattttaatttttttcaaataatacgaGAAACTAATTTTTTACGACGATTACCTTAAGCTAGATCATTCATATCTCAGTCTTAATCAGCATATCataacacatatatttttaaatcattaccaTACCCGAACAATCTTTTAAAACAATCACGTGcctaatttttaaattagttcaaTGTTCTTTTCTTACGAATGGTTAAAAGGTTgtcttgaatttaaaatatgatgcaTATCTTTCGAAATTTTTTGAGATCcctcttaatataaattattttaatcggaGCAAATCTttgcatttaaatataactatttaattttaatattaaatcttacttaacattttaataatcatctCATTTCATTTTTCTATTGGACCATATCGTTGCCTAAACCACGTCATTCCGCTGTAGTCTGCTTCATATACATCAGGAATCTCTTTATCAATAGCTTCGCAATAAACCATTTTAACTGACGCTTCACCAAAAAGTCGTTCTTCGAATTTGATTAGTTGTTTGAAGAAACCTGTGTTCGGTCGAATTTGTGGTctgaaaaaatattccaaaattaatttactttatttcttagttgtttttatttaatcaaccataatatataaacaacgcATTATAACACTTAATTTATGGAATCACgccaatcaatattttttaaagcgaGACAGActgttataatatgtaattatattaaaagctactttcatttaaaatgtatgtaaaagaaGATTCACAAGAGATTTTTGGGATACAATTGTAATTaggcttataaatataatggaacccttgctatatttttttacacctGAATCGCATTACACATAAGTAAGTTACTTACCGTCTAAGCTTCATGTGATGATAAGCTTCGCACAAAGTCATCTTGTGCCATTTGACAAGGTAAGCTAAACAGAGTGTGACAGATCGTGAAACGCCAGCCACACAATGTACCAACACCACTTCGTTTCTTGTTACGACCtgcattaaaaatactattagcgtaaatcatttaaaagtcATTAGCGTTTTAAAAAGTGACTCATATATTCATGTTATATACACAATAATTGTTtatgattttgttatattttattcttatagtattcaattcaaatttatttcttaactcattaacaacaaaaattaGTATTTGTACCAATAtgactgtaatttaaaaaatatactcatcAATTACCTCATTTATAAGGTCAGCGACACGTTCCATAAATGGATACATATCAGAGCTTGGGGTATCAAGCAGTGGTATGTACTGTCTTGGAACATAATCTTCTGGTGGAGGTGGTAGCTCAGGAGCAGCATTTATTACAAGTCCTGGTCGTAACGCTTTCACAGCTCCAGGCAAAGCATGGGCACCGCATATATATACAGAGTTGATGACACGTGATACTCCGAGAGGGCAGCCTCTGTTGACAACACATTATTATTTGATGAATTATGTATAACAATAAATGCAATTACAAAGAATAAATTCACAGCtgcgaaaaatatatatatatatataaagaaaatatctaaaaaatatttcgtatgtTATAGGAATGCGATTGGAGGTGTCCTGAAAAAACGTCAACAATCCGGCGCGTAAACAGCATACCACGCTGTTGTGTCATTCTGGCGGGCAGCCAGCACGTCTGACCTAGCGCGAACTTGCGTACTCCGCGTAATTTCAGGTTTGGAAGTAAAAATTAATgccttctaaatatttttaaaatgtcttaataaaatattttaactaaaatttaacgTTACCAAacaagcaataaataataaaatttgtatgctACTGCTATTGTGTACATTATAGGAAGATATgccgtaaaattaaaaagttaaaagtatgtaaaagttaaatcatttataataaaaataaaataaacctaataAAATTCTTGAAAATTCATTCGAGTGAATAAGTAGgtaataaaaatttctttataaatccACCTgttgactatttattttgtttcattatgtGCTTCTTTATTATCACCAACCTATTTAACTCCTCCTTCGTTAATTTCGCTTCTGTAACATCAACTCTTGGTTCATTTTCATTCCCAACACATGCAACTTTATCTTCTGCTGTCAAGACCTTCATTTTCTCCAAAACAATGAACACTGTATCGAAATCAATATCACTTCACTGATAGTTTTTTTACCACTTCACTGATCGGAAGTTTTTAATTATCGTAAATCaatcaaaaacaatattcataaaaacataaaatataataatttcattgatgACAATGgcaattctttaaatatttctttatctcGTACGTACGTATCTAATACGCGGCTTAATATTGGGAAGATGCGTGCGCACGCGTCGGTGGCTACAACGTGCACTGAAACGCCAGCGCGCGCTTGTTCACCTGTAATTTCTCAGCGCCCGCGCCTGCAATATCCGGCATTCCAGGGCTATTCTCGAACAACGGTgacttattttgtttacaatacgAAAATTACTGTTTTTGGTCCCTGGACGAAGGTTCATGTGTTTATTCTTGGTATCccgtagtaaaaataaaaataatacaatgtatggaataaaaatgttatccaCAAACCACGATATGTTCATGAACTTGAAATAAATCTTGTGATAAGTGTTTATTCGATATTTTTGTCAACTTAAAAAGGCAGGTTTAAGCAGTATATGTAATGCTAGAAAGCAGTTAAGAACACTTATAagatatacataagtatatacatatgtatatagtatgttttGTAGAATTTTAGTAATTCAGGTTAGATTTTAAAGTCGTAATAGCTCATTGATACAGTCTACCCGGGTGATTAAGTAATTTGTAAATcgcatagccaatgcgccaccaaccttgggaactaagattttatgtcccttgtacctgtaattacactggctcactcacccttcaaaccggaacacaacaataccaagtactgctgttttgcggtagaatatctgatgagtgggtgatacttaCCCatacgagctttcacaaagccggTTAGTCTGCCTCTAAGGCCTTCAAATCCTAAGGGTTCTCGGGATACAGAAAGTAGAAACCTCCTAGCCCCCGCGACGGAATGTACTGTTCCGCAATTTATGTAAgcattttagaatatatattttaagcagtAATCCGTTAAAAAATCggtattatttatgattttctttgttttattcccCATAATAAAGTCAAAATACGCGATACATATACATGCATAGCGTAAAAAACCGAATGCGTCACCGAAGTCTATACAAAACTAGGCTGACATGGACAAGTGTGTTTTACTATGAgatgtagtttttaatttttttttaaagaaggaCCTATTATTGTCTAATCGAATGAAATGATGATGAATTATTTAGTGGTTTTTGTGTCATTACTCCTGACACTTTTTACATAGCAAATGTATGTTCTAATgcttaagatattaattttacaggCGTTGACTGAGCTACAAGAAACCACCAACACAAACAGAAACTAACATCCCAATGTATAATTTTCTACAGACGTCAGACAGTTCCATTAATTCTTACTTGGGTGTTTAAGGTTTAGTCTTTTAATATCAGGATGGTATAACAGAAGGCGCAATGTCTGTTTATTAATTTCTTGTAAGATGCAGTCGCCAGTCACATTGTCGCATAAGAGATGGGTAAAAATGTTGACGACGACTTAGGTAAAGGGTAAAGAACCACTCCGTTCAGTAACAAGCCTCGTATCTGCGTTTGACTCATGTACAAATGTCTATCCCTCCCCTACCAAAAAAAACTA
This window encodes:
- the LOC126768567 gene encoding dual specificity protein phosphatase 14 encodes the protein MKVLTAEDKVACVGNENEPRVDVTEAKLTKEELNRGCPLGVSRVINSVYICGAHALPGAVKALRPGLVINAAPELPPPPEDYVPRQYIPLLDTPSSDMYPFMERVADLINEVVTRNEVVLVHCVAGVSRSVTLCLAYLVKWHKMTLCEAYHHMKLRRPQIRPNTGFFKQLIKFEERLFGEASVKMVYCEAIDKEIPDVYEADYSGMTWFRQRYGPIEK